TACATGTTCTTCTTTGCTTCTTCCATGCTGTAACATAAGGAACCATGGGAGGTTGTGAGATTAATAACTAAGCGCCTCTCACTAAGTACGTAACCTAGCAGAGTACTGATACCCACACAGGTTCACATTAAGTTAAACAATCTTAAGTTAGCTAATCCACGTAGAAGCTTAACCATCATCTACCAAAACTATTTTGAGATGATACCATTCCATCGTCCCACACCATCAAGTTTTTAGCTTACTATTATGAGGTTTGCAATACGATAATGAACTTgatttaacaaataaaaatgcaaCTTCAATCACTCAAAATGAAAAGATAGCTTAATATATTGagtataaaattacaaaaaatgcttcgaaaataaagaaaatctcTTGCTTAATGAAAAGGAATGAACCAATACTACAATTTCCAAGCCACACTGCATTACTCTTCTTGTCATTTTGTTCGACCCTTTTCGAAGAAAATTTACATCGCACTTATCTAACAATTATTTTCTATTTCTACATAAACACAAACAGATAAATCTCCCATTCACCTGCATAAACACTTCATTTCCTTGCAACTACTACAGCAATATATAAAGCATACTTCATTCAATTTGGGATTTCAAAACAAATAACTCTATTTACGCAAAATTTGAACGCATTTCCGCCACATGAAACATCCAGCAACTACTCCCAACCGAAACAAAACAACCCAGAAAGCCTTATACTTCATCATATTTCACCAAAAATTTCACCACAGATATAACTTTCCCCGCAAAACAAACAGAACCCAGAAACATTTTCcattaaaacaacaaaaactgTAAAATCACAGAAATTGAATGAAGATTAAAGGGTAAAGAAGTACCTTCCAAGAACAGAAGCGAGAGTGTTGAGGTAGGTCTCAATCATTTGCTCCCTAGTTGGGGCAGGGTCTTTAGGGAACTCCATGACAATAAGCCAGTGGTTATAGTCACAGCCCGGCAACATAATGGTCTCCCTCTGCTCATTGCTGCTGCTTCTCCTCGACGAGTAGTCGCTGTCGTTCACAGCTCGAACGGGCAGCTTAGAGGGAACCGAGCGAGTCAAAGGTCGAGTCTCTGAGTTGACTCGAAGCGTAGAGAAAGAGGGTTGCAGAGAGTGAGGCAAAAGGGAGGGTCTTGGGGTTGGTATTAGGGCTTTGGATGTGAGATAGAGGCTCGGCGCCATTGCCATTTTCACAGTTCAAAGTAGAGAGACTCAGAGAGGGAGAGAACGCAGataaggagagagaaagggcGATATTTTCAGGTCTTACGATgaataattttgatttttgggCTGGGCCATGAGAATGGGGCTTTCTGTTTGTGTAAGGCCCATAACAATTTTTGAAGagcaaataatatatattagatAAAACTAATGAACATGACTTCAAATCTttgcattttaataaaaaaaaattatacactaattttatttaatgataagaataaaataattaaaaattaaaaaaaaaacataaaaaatccaagtcacgtAGAGGAGAAATTTGTATACACAATACAAATACGTTGTCATGCTGATGTTTTGCgaaatatgtttatatttttattcaCACATCTTTATTCTATTGACATAGAAGGTTAATTGATGGTATATTTGTGCCATGAAATGTGTTATTTGTATTAGAGAAGGGATTCTTCTTGCAATCAGTGACACTATATGATAACTATTTAACAAACAATTATCTATATCATCGGTTGTGTCACTGAAACAATGAATTAGTTGTAAAagtatttacataaaaaaataacgTCACATTGTGTAAACAACATAATTGACAAGAGTGACAAGATGGGGATAACGTAGGAGATGGTCAAGTACAAAATTGGGACAAACGACATAAGT
This window of the Malus domestica chromosome 03, GDT2T_hap1 genome carries:
- the LOC103429548 gene encoding multiple organellar RNA editing factor 9, chloroplastic-like, whose protein sequence is MAMAPSLYLTSKALIPTPRPSLLPHSLQPSFSTLRVNSETRPLTRSVPSKLPVRAVNDSDYSSRRSSSNEQRETIMLPGCDYNHWLIVMEFPKDPAPTREQMIETYLNTLASVLGSMEEAKKNMYAFSTTTYTGFQCTVSEETSEKFKGLPGVLWVLPDSYIDVKNKDYGGDKYVNGEIIPGNYPVYQPKKRRESKFESRRYERRRDGPPPERRKPKQEATPSESASG